A genomic region of Polyodon spathula isolate WHYD16114869_AA unplaced genomic scaffold, ASM1765450v1 scaffolds_2879, whole genome shotgun sequence contains the following coding sequences:
- the LOC121310939 gene encoding olfactory receptor 2K2-like — MQKNNSSYPAMFTLSGLNDSSTNKYICFSFSLLGYLFVICVNLTLIVIIALEKTLHEPMYFFLCNLSVNALYGTGGFYPKLLFDFLSDMHVISYSGCLLQRFVIYSFGACEITHLTVMAYDRYVAICRPLEYHAIMTPLMTGKLILFSWIFPFCSACIGTLLTFRLPLCGSHIEKLFCDNWSIVKLSCVGTIVNNVYGYVIICIFFVHFLFILFSYMKILRTCRTSTIAMNKCMQTCLPHLLTVINYSVAVLFDIMYSRYGSSDMPQALRNLLSVEFLIVPPIFNPVIYGLNLQKIRNKITRMCSRNKVIHT, encoded by the coding sequence ATGCAGAAAAATAACTCATCCTACCCAGCAATGTTTACCCTTTCTGGATTAAATGACTCAAGCACAAATAAAtatatctgtttttctttcagtctCTTAGGTTATCTATTTGTCATTTGTGTTAATTTAACTCTAATTGTAATAATAGCTCTTGAAAAGACACTCCATGAGCCCATGTATTTCTTCCTCTGTAATCTGAGTGTTAATGCACTGTATGGAACTGGTGGTTTTTATCCTAAACTACTGTTTGATTTTCTTTCTGATATGCATGTCATCTCGTATTCTGGGTGCCTACTTCAAAGATTTGTCATCTACAGTTTTGGTGCGTgtgaaataacacatttaacagtGATGGCATATGATAGGTATGTGGCAATATGCAGACCCCTGGAGTACCATGCTATCATGACTCCTTTAATGACTGGtaaattaatattgttttcttGGATTTTTCCATTCTGTTCTGCATGTATTGGTACTCTATTGACTTTCAGGTTGCCCTTATGTGGCTCTCACATTGAAAAACTATTTTGTGATAACTGGTCAATTGTGAAATTATCTTGTGTAGGGACTATTGTTAACAATGTATATGGATatgttataatatgtatattctttgtacatttcctttttattttattttcctacaTGAAAATACTAAGAACGTGCCGGACTTCTACTATCGCAATGAATAAATGTATGCAGACCTGTTTGCCACATTTGTTGACGGTAATCAACTACAGTGTTGCTGTGCTTTTTgatataatgtacagtagataCGGTTCAAGTGATATGCCACAGGCTTTACGCAATCTCCTGTCAGTGGAATTTCTAATCGTCCCTCCTATTTTCAATCCTGTCATTTATGGTTTAAACCTTCAAAAGATCCGGAACAAAATCACAAgaatgtgcagcagaaacaaagtaatTCACACTTAA